The Rahnella aquatilis CIP 78.65 = ATCC 33071 genomic sequence AGACATTCCAGGTATTGAGAGAATTTCACAGGGATATGTCTCCAGAGACTGTAAAACATTCTGGCGTCTCGAACGGGAAATACTGGGCATTGCTAGTAAAATTTTCTCAGCATGATGGCGAGTCAGCAAAGCAGGAATTTGTGAAGGGGGGTGGACTGAAGCCCCCTGAAGTTGGTAGCCATGCGTTGCCGTGTCATCATCAACAAAGGCGACAGGATAAAATTCATTCCCCTGAAGTAACGCCATTTGTAACTGGCGGCCTGCTGCACCTGCGCCGTAGATAATCACAGGTGTCCGTACCACTCTGGTAATGTTCAGCAGGGCACGGAAAAAAAGACGAACGCCACCCACAAACAACACCATAAAGGCGAAATAGATAATAGTTACCGTTCGGGGAAGAAAGACACTGAAATAGAAGGAACTCATTACGAGAAATAGCGTTGATGCCCCAGTGCCCAACGCAATGGTCCAGAGTACGCGAAAACTGACGAAGCGTAACACCGCCCGATAGAGCCCAAGCCGCGCAAAAACAAACACGCTAAACACGCTTAAAGCCAACAGTAACACCCAGTGCTTAATACTGGTAATGGGGAATGCATCATCTAACCTGACCCAGTAGCCGCCCCAGAAGGCCAGTGAGATCATCAGAATGTCAGCGATTACCGAAATAAAGCGCTTACCGAAACGGGACATCGAGCCGAGGAGTTCTAACAGATGAAAACACATAAGCGCGGGCACTGATTTTTTGTTCATCACTTTCTTCCTGCGTTCAATCGTTTCGCCAGAACACATAAAGGTGCATATGCTATCACTACAGCTACGAGACCATAGCATCTGCCAGAGAATACTAACCACGCGATAGGCATGAGCCATACTATAGTGATACAAGCACTGCTGGCCGTGACGGCACTATGCCCCCATCGTTGAGCCGCGTGTTGAAAAGCATGGGATCTGTGTGCTTCACTCAGCCGATCACCCTGCCGCCATCTCGTCAGCAAAGTCCAGCTTGCATCGACAACAAAAATACCCAGCAATATCAGCCATGCCCATAACCGCTCCGGATCCTTTAATGCATCTATCAGCATCAGCGCGCCAAGAGCCAGCCCCAGAAAACCACTGCAACCATCGCCCATAAAAATCTTAGCAGGAGGCCGGTTCCAGTAGAAAAATCCTGAGCAAGTTGCTGCTAATAGTAAGGCGATATAGGTGACTGCGTCGGTGTCTCCTTCTGTCCAGTGTAGCGCTGCGATGCCAAGGCAAACTGTGATCGCCTCTCCTGAGGCCAGACCATCGATGCCATCCATAAAGTTGTATAAATTGATAAGCCATACCAGTCCAAATGCAAATATTCCCCAGAGCCACCAGTCAGGAGTGATTATCCATTTCGCCAGTGATAAGGCCGGAATGTGGCCTATACCGAACAGGATCAGAGCGGCTGCGAAGAACTGGACGATAAGACGGAATTTGGGGGACAGCGAATGGTGATCATCGATAAAGCCAATGGCGGCAATCAGCAGAAGCGGCAGCATTATCCACAGCCACAGGGATGAAAAGATAGGGTTGGTTCCGACAAACAACAGTAAAACAAGTGAAAAGGATATCACTATAGCCATACCGCCGCCGCGGGGCGTCGGGACGTTATGTGAACTGCGGGCATTGGGAATATCCATCACCTGATGGCGAATCGCATATCGACGAAACACAGCAGTTAATAACCAGGAGATCAACACACTCATCAACAAAATAGAAAGGAACATACGGCAGCATTATCCATTATTAAATATTTTTTTAAGTGCTTCATCAGTTTTAAAAGGGGGATGCCATCCCAGCAAAACCTGAGTTTTGCCGGTATCCAGTTCCAGTGAACCAACCAAACGAGCCACCGCCTTTCTCTTGCCTGTGATCGTCGCCAATACTTTTAACAAAGTAATTGGAAAGGGGAAAAGCAGGGCAGGCTTTCCCTTCGCTCGGGCAATCATCTTAATTAATGTCGATGTTGATACCGCAGGTTCATCAGCTATCAGAAAAACTTCACCTGCAGCAGCAGGATGATTTATGACGTGGAGGATGAAGTGGCAAAGGTTATCTAATGCCAATAAGCTACGCCGATTATCAATGCTAGCAAATGGCAACGGGATGCCAAGTGAGATAATTTTTATGAGTAGCGCAAAGTTGGCCTTCACATCAGGACCATAGACGAGTGGCAAACGGATGATGACAACTTCCATTCCGGTCGATGCTGAAATATCGAGCAAACCTGTTTCAGCTTCATATTTTGACAGGCCATAAGGATCTTGCGGTGGTCTTGGAACTGCTTCGCGAAAGGGGCTTCCTTTGACCGTCTCTTCACCATTAACTTTGCAAGAACTTAAAAAAATAAACCGGGAAACGCTGGCAGCCGCAGCCTGTTTTGCCAGGGTCAGCGTTCCGCTGGTGTTCACTTTCCTGAACTCAGCCAATGCGTCTGACGTCTGTTCCTGCATTTGGTGTACACGGGCAGAACAGTGGATCACGCAATCAATGCCAGACAATCCTTCGGACCAGTCAGCAAATTCATCAAGATCGGGACTGTGCCAGGCGGTAGGCTCATGATAATTGCGTCGTACTGCGCGTCGGACTGTCATGCCTGCTGTTTCAATACTCTTCGCAATGGCGCGTCCAATAAAACCATTTGCGCCTGTCACTAATACCGACTTAGTTTCCAGATTTTTGCTCATTTCTGCGGATGCTCCGCGATCACTTTTTTGTAAAGCGACATATAGCTTTCGACCATTCGTTCAGCGGTAAACATATGATCGAACCTGGCTTTCGCATTCTGCCCCATCTGCGATGTTGCGCAAGGGTTTTCCCAAAGTTCGACAAGTGCGGCGCGCAAGGAAACAGGGTCTGTAGGTTTAACGACAAGCCCTGTTTCCTTATGCAGATTGATAAAGGTGGTGCCTGTACCAATCTCGCAAGAAATCATAGGCTTCCCGTACATTGCCGCTTCAAGCAGGGTCATCCCGAATGCTTCCGAACGTAAATGAGAGGGAAATACTACGGAGTAACAAAGTTCAAGCAAAGCGCATTTATCTTCGTCAGAGACGGCACCGACGAAATGAATATTTTTTAATTTTAACCGCTCAGCTTGTTCTTTCAGTTCCTGCTCGCACGGGCCTTCTCCGATGATCACCAGCGGATAATCCAGACCGGCAATTGCATCAAGAAGATAAGAAAGGCCTTTGTAGTAACGCAGGAAACCAATAAAAAGAAAAAACCGCCCCCGGAGTAATGCCTGCCATTTTTCTGTCACCGATACCGGAGCCTTTGGATAAGATGAATCATCCAGACCAAAAGGTATGACATCTACAGGGCGCTTCAGCGACTGTAAAACGGGGCTGGTTTGCACATAGTTTGGCGAGGAGGCGACAACAGCATCAACGTCATTTAAAAAACGGCGCATCAAAGGTTGATACAGACGTAACAAATTCTTCTGTTTTACAATGTCCGAATGATAGGTCACCACCGTCGGCTTATCAGGGCGCACCATAAAATGCACCAGATCCATATAGGGCCAGGGAAAGTGGTAGTGGATCACGTCGGCTTGCTCAGCCAGCCGGCGGAAATCTTTGAATGCAGACAAAGAAAATCCTGTCGAGGCGATATACAGGTCCTGTTTAGAAGTATGGACGTTATGGTAGCCTATTTTTCCAACATGAGCTGTTTTCTCTTCTGTGAGAGAAAGTACATCTACCTCGGCTCCATTGCGACAAGCGCCCTCGGCCAACTGGTAAATAACCTGCTGAACACCGCCAAACGCAACAGGGTAGTAGGTTTTAAAAAAATGAAGAATACGCATTCGTAACCTGTGTTCCCTTATGAGGTTGAAACAATTGATCCTCGCTCTGCTGCAAAATCTGACATTCCCGGAGGGAAGCCCGGATTTTCAGGTCAGGGGGTAACCATTTGATTTTTAAGGTGGTTGTCGAGGTTGGCAGTTGACAGAGATGATAAAACCATCTCTGTCTTGTCACTCATATCGAATACATCCACCGGAGTGTTTCTTCCAGTGTGATAGGTTTCCAGTCAGGAATGACTGAATTCAGGCGTTCAGCACTTCCAGTCAATACTTTGACTTCATTGGCTCTGACGAATGCAGGATTAACGTTTAATTCAATCTGATACCCAGCCAAAGTTTCCAAAGCCGAAACAACTTCTCTCAGTGACGTCCCCACCCCAGAGCAAACATTGAAAGTTTGTCCAACCGGGCGCATTTTTATAAGGTTTGCATAAGCATTACAGACGGAGCGAACATTACTAAAATCACGCCATACATCAAGGTTTCCTAACTCAATGCGTTGTTCCTTTCGACGAAAATGCGAGACTATTTTCGGGATCAGGAAGTTTTCACTTTGGCCTACACCCGTATAGTTGAATGGCCGCGCAATTACGATGGGCAGTTTATCCATCCACAACTTCGCCATGTATTCCATCGCCAATTTGCTGACAGCATAATCATTAGCCGGGTCTGGTAAACTTTCCTCAGTGAGGATCCCCCCGGTACGATTGCCATAAACATTGGCGCTGCTGGCGAGCAGTACGCAATCAATCCCCTCTGCCACTTCAGATAGTGCCGCTAAGAGATTGCGGGTCCCCATGAGATTGACGCGATAAAAATCATCTGCATTACCATGCGCCACGAATGCGATCGCTGCCAGGTGTACAACGATATTAGGTTTTATCGCGCGGATAGCCTGACGAACGGCTTCTGGATCGCAGAGATCAACTTGACGATTCCCGGCAGCTGTAGCTGCCAGGTTTTCAAGACCATGTACTTCATAACCGGCGTCTGCCAGTTCCCTGGCCATATATTGGCCGGTAAAACCGTTTAAGCCAGTGATCAGCGCACGTTGAGTCATATTAGAATGAGAATCCTGCTTCGTTGCGACGCATGTCTTCTTCAACCATCATTTGGCACAGTTGTTCCAATGTGGTTTTTGGTTCCCAGCCTAACTTTTCCTTCGCTTTTGCAGGATCGCCGATCAGAAGTTCAACCTCAGCAGGACGATAGAATTTAGGACTTATGGAAACGACGGTTTTACCCGTGGCGACATCAACGGCAATCTCTTTTTCTGCATGGCCACTGAATTGAACATTAATCCCTGCGGCTTTAAAGGACATGAGCACAAAATCACGTACAGTTTCAGTACGATTCGTGGCCAGTACATAGGAATCTGGTTCATCAGCTTGCAGCATACGCCACATGCCTTCTACGTATTCTTTAGCAAAGCCCCAGTCGCGTTTGGCGTCGAGATTACCCAACTCTAGTACATCGAGTTTGCCGAGTTTAATTTTGGCAACAGAGTCAGTGATCTTACGTGTGACGAACTCACGACCGCGGAGAGGGGACTCATGGTTGAACAGTATCCCGCTACAGGCAAAAATGTCGTAGCTTTCACGGTAGTTAATGGTCATCCAATGTGCGTACAGTTTTGCTACGCCATACGGGCTGCGTGGGTAAAAAGGTGTTGATTCAGACTGTGGAATCGCTTGCACTTTACCGAACATTTCAGAGGTAGAGGCTTGATAAAAGCGAATTTTAGGATTCACTATGCGAATAGCTTCGAGCAGATTCAGAGCGCCGATGCCTGTAATCTCAGCGGTTGTAACGGGTTGTTCGAATGACACACCGACAAAGCTCTGAGCTGCCAGATTGTAGACTTCCATTGCTCCGCTATTTTGCAGCAGACGGATACTGGAAGAAAGATCAGTCAGATCATATTCTACCAAATGCAGATTGGAATGATTCTGGATGCCTAATTCTTCGATACGCCAGAAGTTAACAGAACTGGTACGGCGGTATGTACCATAAACTGTATATCCTTTGCTCAGTAAAAGCTCTGCCAAATAGGCACCATCTTGACCAGTAATTCCTGTAATTACAGCGATATTGTTCACTTTGTATACTCTTCAAAAATCACATCTTTAATTGTAGCGGCCGTATTGCACCATTCTGTAGGCACATACTCGCGTAAAACCTTCTCAGTCTGCTTATCAAGCATTCCGGGTTTAAAGAGAAGGCATTCTATCTGATCAACCCAACTCTCTACAGAGTAAGGTGATGCAAAAATAGTGAGCTCTGGGGCAATTTCAACCATGCTGGAAGTATTTGAACTTATACAGGGCTTCCCATGCCATAAGCTCTCAGATACTGGTAGTCCCCATCCTTCATAAAGTGCTGGAAATAGTGTAAACAAGCAGTTTGAGTACAGCCAGCTCAATTCGTTGTCACTGGCATCTGTAATCACATCGACTAAGCCATTCAAAGCTCTGTCATTTTCAACCTGGAAATCGATCTCACTGTCGATCCATCCCTTACGCCCGACAAGAACGAGTTTCGGTAGAAGTCCAGGATAACGCTTATCTAGTATGCGATAAGCATGCAGAAGTGCTACCTGATTCTTCCTAATTTCCAGCGTACCAACGCAAAGTATGAACTTTTCTCCGTCAGTATAACGACTACTGTACTGGGTATCATCTGAAGGGCTTGCTACAAAATCATCCCCAAGTCTGATCACTTTCATATCAGACATATCAATACCTAGTTTATTGCTTCGAAGAACGATATCTTTCTTCGTACATTCTGAAATTGAAAAAGATTGGTCACAGAGAGCAACGGTTTCATCGACCCAGCGACCTATATAATCTCCAAAGCCAATTCCATCTTTATAAAAATACGGGAATAAATCGGGGATTATGTCATAAAAAAGTTGTATATATTTTACACCCAACTCTTTCATTCGCCGAATTTCTTCGTTGTAACAGGCAAAAGCCCAGTTAGCTCCAGCTGAGAAAAAAATGTCCCCCTCGCAAAAATCTACTTTCTTGCTGACTGTCGCAACTTGTCCGTTAACGTCAACAGTATGGAATGATTTAAGATCATCATCAATGGCAACTAGCTTAAAATCACTAATCTGAGATGAGAGTTCTTGTGCAAGATAATAGACTGTTCGTGGAATCCCAGTAGGAGTCCCCTGCCAACCCACCATCGTCGAATAATCGAAATAAAAACTCATTCGGCAATCTCCATTATTTCTGGGTAATTGGCAAATAATCCTTCACACATTTGAAGAGCAGTGTCTTTCCAGCTAGACAATTTGTAACCTGTTCTCACACGCTCGCATTCATTTTGTAACTCTTCCGGATTATCAACGAGCAGGCGGATTTGTTCGACCCATTCATTAAGAAGTAGCGGATGCGCATGTCGCACAAGACCAGGTGCAATTTCCACCATAGAAGAGGAGCGCGAAGCAATACAAGGTTTACCAAAGCACAAACTTTCCGCGATAGGCAATCCCCAACCTTCATAAAAAGAAGGATAAAGGGTAAACATGCTATTCTCATAAAGAACTCGTAGGTCTATGTCCTGTAGCCCTTTAAGAACTTCGATGCGCCCTTTTAAACGTAAGTCATTAGCAATTTGATATTCTATATCATTATCCAACCACCCCTGTTTACCAACAATATAAAGTTTGGGTGGTATATAGTTTTGCTCCTCTATCATGTATCTCCATGCATTGAGAAGCATTATATGGTTTTTACGGTATTCGATGGATCCTACTGTGAGCAAATAAGGTTCACTTATTTTTTGAACAATATCCGCACTAGGATCTCCTTCAGTAGTGGGTACTTCATCGCCGAGGCGTACCACCGTGACAGGAGGAAGTTCAAGACCATGCTCAGTAGAAAAATGCTTCAAATCGCGTTTAGTATTTTCTGAAATAGCAAAAGCTAAGTCACAGGCATTTATTGTTTCAATTAGCCATTCTTTATAGAT encodes the following:
- a CDS encoding MraY family glycosyltransferase, translating into MFLSILLMSVLISWLLTAVFRRYAIRHQVMDIPNARSSHNVPTPRGGGMAIVISFSLVLLLFVGTNPIFSSLWLWIMLPLLLIAAIGFIDDHHSLSPKFRLIVQFFAAALILFGIGHIPALSLAKWIITPDWWLWGIFAFGLVWLINLYNFMDGIDGLASGEAITVCLGIAALHWTEGDTDAVTYIALLLAATCSGFFYWNRPPAKIFMGDGCSGFLGLALGALMLIDALKDPERLWAWLILLGIFVVDASWTLLTRWRQGDRLSEAHRSHAFQHAAQRWGHSAVTASSACITIVWLMPIAWLVFSGRCYGLVAVVIAYAPLCVLAKRLNAGRK
- a CDS encoding UDP-glucose 4-epimerase family protein; translated protein: MSKNLETKSVLVTGANGFIGRAIAKSIETAGMTVRRAVRRNYHEPTAWHSPDLDEFADWSEGLSGIDCVIHCSARVHQMQEQTSDALAEFRKVNTSGTLTLAKQAAAASVSRFIFLSSCKVNGEETVKGSPFREAVPRPPQDPYGLSKYEAETGLLDISASTGMEVVIIRLPLVYGPDVKANFALLIKIISLGIPLPFASIDNRRSLLALDNLCHFILHVINHPAAAGEVFLIADEPAVSTSTLIKMIARAKGKPALLFPFPITLLKVLATITGKRKAVARLVGSLELDTGKTQVLLGWHPPFKTDEALKKIFNNG
- a CDS encoding glycosyltransferase family 4 protein — protein: MRILHFFKTYYPVAFGGVQQVIYQLAEGACRNGAEVDVLSLTEEKTAHVGKIGYHNVHTSKQDLYIASTGFSLSAFKDFRRLAEQADVIHYHFPWPYMDLVHFMVRPDKPTVVTYHSDIVKQKNLLRLYQPLMRRFLNDVDAVVASSPNYVQTSPVLQSLKRPVDVIPFGLDDSSYPKAPVSVTEKWQALLRGRFFLFIGFLRYYKGLSYLLDAIAGLDYPLVIIGEGPCEQELKEQAERLKLKNIHFVGAVSDEDKCALLELCYSVVFPSHLRSEAFGMTLLEAAMYGKPMISCEIGTGTTFINLHKETGLVVKPTDPVSLRAALVELWENPCATSQMGQNAKARFDHMFTAERMVESYMSLYKKVIAEHPQK
- a CDS encoding NAD-dependent epimerase/dehydratase family protein translates to MTQRALITGLNGFTGQYMARELADAGYEVHGLENLAATAAGNRQVDLCDPEAVRQAIRAIKPNIVVHLAAIAFVAHGNADDFYRVNLMGTRNLLAALSEVAEGIDCVLLASSANVYGNRTGGILTEESLPDPANDYAVSKLAMEYMAKLWMDKLPIVIARPFNYTGVGQSENFLIPKIVSHFRRKEQRIELGNLDVWRDFSNVRSVCNAYANLIKMRPVGQTFNVCSGVGTSLREVVSALETLAGYQIELNVNPAFVRANEVKVLTGSAERLNSVIPDWKPITLEETLRWMYSI
- the gmd gene encoding GDP-mannose 4,6-dehydratase, translating into MNNIAVITGITGQDGAYLAELLLSKGYTVYGTYRRTSSVNFWRIEELGIQNHSNLHLVEYDLTDLSSSIRLLQNSGAMEVYNLAAQSFVGVSFEQPVTTAEITGIGALNLLEAIRIVNPKIRFYQASTSEMFGKVQAIPQSESTPFYPRSPYGVAKLYAHWMTINYRESYDIFACSGILFNHESPLRGREFVTRKITDSVAKIKLGKLDVLELGNLDAKRDWGFAKEYVEGMWRMLQADEPDSYVLATNRTETVRDFVLMSFKAAGINVQFSGHAEKEIAVDVATGKTVVSISPKFYRPAEVELLIGDPAKAKEKLGWEPKTTLEQLCQMMVEEDMRRNEAGFSF
- a CDS encoding glycosyltransferase family 4 protein translates to MSFYFDYSTMVGWQGTPTGIPRTVYYLAQELSSQISDFKLVAIDDDLKSFHTVDVNGQVATVSKKVDFCEGDIFFSAGANWAFACYNEEIRRMKELGVKYIQLFYDIIPDLFPYFYKDGIGFGDYIGRWVDETVALCDQSFSISECTKKDIVLRSNKLGIDMSDMKVIRLGDDFVASPSDDTQYSSRYTDGEKFILCVGTLEIRKNQVALLHAYRILDKRYPGLLPKLVLVGRKGWIDSEIDFQVENDRALNGLVDVITDASDNELSWLYSNCLFTLFPALYEGWGLPVSESLWHGKPCISSNTSSMVEIAPELTIFASPYSVESWVDQIECLLFKPGMLDKQTEKVLREYVPTEWCNTAATIKDVIFEEYTK
- a CDS encoding glycosyltransferase family 4 protein; translated protein: MKVIFDCTSLTNWIGHPTGIQRVVSEIGNELLGCLPNIRLGLFQADSTCLEYDIQLRKTTENIELNAGDIIITAGSNWDYIEHHKVLMKLRQQGIKLGILFYDAIPCILPFTYGPGFPEIYKEWLIETINACDLAFAISENTKRDLKHFSTEHGLELPPVTVVRLGDEVPTTEGDPSADIVQKISEPYLLTVGSIEYRKNHIMLLNAWRYMIEEQNYIPPKLYIVGKQGWLDNDIEYQIANDLRLKGRIEVLKGLQDIDLRVLYENSMFTLYPSFYEGWGLPIAESLCFGKPCIASRSSSMVEIAPGLVRHAHPLLLNEWVEQIRLLVDNPEELQNECERVRTGYKLSSWKDTALQMCEGLFANYPEIMEIAE